The Chryseobacterium nakagawai genome has a segment encoding these proteins:
- a CDS encoding NHL repeat-containing protein: MLRFLILPAMFLLSCNPKAQNSPAKGDDLKLQFSLPKKLKEVSGITVSKDKKTIWVIEDRGNKNAVYGLNNEGQMVGKVPVENAENTDWEDIISDVQGNIYIGDFGNNDNDRRDLAILKTDLKDIGQTTTKVIQTTKFHYEGQTEFPPKKSNLLYDCEAFVEMDGNFYLFTKNRSKGFDGTFLVFKVPNKEGDFEAKLIGKLKLQGGYNDAAITSATINSTKDKIVLLTHKNVHVLTGFNADDFNGVKINKIPLNHNSQKEAIVFVNDKTLMIADEKGKEESGNVYQFSL; the protein is encoded by the coding sequence ATGTTACGTTTTCTTATATTACCCGCTATGTTTTTATTGAGTTGTAATCCAAAAGCTCAGAACTCACCTGCTAAGGGAGATGATCTGAAGCTGCAATTTTCGTTACCTAAAAAGTTAAAGGAAGTTTCAGGTATCACGGTATCAAAAGATAAGAAAACAATCTGGGTAATAGAGGATAGAGGAAATAAAAATGCAGTTTATGGCCTTAATAATGAGGGTCAGATGGTAGGTAAAGTTCCGGTTGAAAATGCTGAAAATACAGATTGGGAAGATATTATATCAGATGTTCAGGGAAATATTTATATCGGCGATTTTGGAAATAATGATAATGACCGAAGGGACCTTGCTATTTTAAAAACAGATCTGAAAGATATTGGCCAAACCACTACAAAGGTTATCCAAACCACTAAGTTTCACTATGAAGGCCAAACAGAGTTTCCACCAAAAAAATCTAACCTTCTGTATGATTGTGAGGCATTTGTAGAGATGGATGGCAACTTCTATCTTTTCACTAAGAATAGGAGTAAAGGCTTTGACGGAACTTTTCTGGTATTTAAAGTTCCTAACAAAGAAGGAGACTTTGAAGCCAAACTGATTGGAAAGCTAAAGTTACAGGGCGGATATAATGATGCGGCTATCACTTCAGCAACCATCAACAGTACAAAAGATAAGATTGTGCTGCTAACTCATAAAAATGTACATGTCCTTACAGGCTTTAATGCTGATGATTTCAATGGAGTAAAAATTAATAAGATTCCATTAAACCATAACTCACAGAAAGAAGCCATTGTTTTTGTTAATGATAAAACATTGATGATCGCAGATGAAAAAGGAAAGGAGGAAAGCGGGAATGTATATCAATTTTCACTTTAG
- a CDS encoding metallophosphoesterase: MNLSFKTHLKNTSIVLRTVMSAGVMYSCATYNVQKGKNLFEVKDSEIKSENDFKLFLIGDAGNADEPQAQKTLDLLKNKLDSADSNSMLIFLGDNIYPNGMPEKSDKGYALAKQKLEDQFSITKNFKGKTLVIPGNHDWYSGLSGLNAQESLVKKYFDDKKAFLPKNGCPIDDISITKDIKLIAIDTEWAITNWDNYPGINKGCTIKTREDFYTEFKDLIIKNQGKRIIVALHHPVISSGTHAGFHSAKSHLFPLNSKIPVPGVASAINILRSSSGISPADINNQHYAELANRLKSIVQDKENVIFVSGHDHNLQYHEEGNIRQIISGAGSKTNPSTITEKTDFSYGGSGFAVLNIRKDQSTDVEFFSTKDAKLQKLSQISVISKPDVFVNNFPNTFPATVSSTIYPVPLTQKGGLYRWLWGDHYRKYYGMSIEAPTANLSELNGGYTPFREGGGNQSNSLRLKANDGQEFVMRGVKKSAVRFLNNMAFTRSTFGEELTNSFPEKFLLDFYTTNHPFTPFTIGNMSEKLNIFHSNPKLYYIPKQQALGKYNQNYGDEMYMIEERFSSDPKTLAYLNHAKDIVSTDDVLKNLTKNYKYSVDKESYIRARLFDMLIGDWDRHSDQWKWAQYEEGDKIIYKPIPKDRDQAFSKYDGAAFKIIMNVPAIRHMKTFTEDISSVKWLAMEPYPMDLVFLKGATQEEWETQAKYIQEHLTDADIDDAFHNLPKEVQDETIADIQRKLKIRKTKLQTYASKYYNVLQEKVPLAGTVGPDKFVVTKNGHSVLVQQYKLGKNKDKNELVFEKTYHDSKTKELWIYGLEDDIYEVVGKGRPKMNIRLIGGYNHDVYNVADGRKVKIYDFESQKNTYNAGNATKNIADDYEINTYNYKHPKFNAFAGYPNVDYNPDDGVIIGVLANYTVNNFIRDPFTQKHSLKANFYTATAGFSLIYKGIFKKAISGWDFNIDAAYTTPRFSQNFFGLSNDSPYDKENTEREYNRARISKFNVAPSISKKGWMNFSHQLQLTFEDNKVQRKDGRFINTSPDVRPEVFDSQQFLGANYTFSYKNADNPAFPTLGMELMLNADWKATFSNFNRNFLTVKGKFAIDHRIDKKGIFVFANASNAMWINNDSFEFYQAAAIGGNNGMRAFRNERFSGRSYFTNNSEIRWDFGRIRNNIVPANLGILVGYDIGRVWNDGEYSRKWHQSVGAGVWLSIVEMMSARLNYFYGSDGGRISAGVGMKF, encoded by the coding sequence ATGAATTTATCCTTTAAAACTCATCTAAAAAATACTTCTATTGTTCTGAGAACAGTAATGTCTGCCGGAGTCATGTATTCCTGCGCAACATATAACGTACAAAAAGGCAAAAACTTATTTGAAGTAAAAGATTCTGAGATAAAATCTGAAAATGATTTTAAACTTTTCCTGATTGGAGATGCCGGAAACGCTGATGAACCTCAGGCACAGAAAACACTGGATTTACTTAAAAACAAACTTGATTCTGCAGACAGTAACTCGATGCTCATCTTCCTTGGAGATAATATCTATCCCAACGGAATGCCTGAGAAATCAGATAAAGGCTATGCTTTAGCAAAACAAAAACTTGAAGATCAGTTTTCCATTACTAAAAATTTTAAAGGAAAAACCCTGGTCATTCCTGGAAATCATGATTGGTACAGTGGTTTAAGTGGATTAAATGCTCAGGAATCTTTGGTGAAAAAATATTTTGATGATAAAAAAGCATTTTTACCCAAAAACGGATGTCCTATTGATGATATCAGCATCACCAAAGATATTAAACTGATTGCCATTGATACGGAGTGGGCCATTACAAACTGGGATAATTATCCTGGGATCAATAAAGGCTGTACCATCAAAACCCGTGAAGATTTTTATACAGAGTTTAAAGATCTTATTATCAAAAATCAGGGTAAAAGAATCATTGTTGCCTTACATCATCCGGTTATCAGCAGTGGAACCCACGCAGGGTTTCATTCAGCAAAATCGCATCTTTTTCCTCTTAACAGTAAAATACCGGTTCCTGGAGTTGCCAGCGCTATCAATATACTCAGAAGCTCTTCAGGAATAAGTCCTGCGGATATAAACAATCAACACTATGCAGAACTAGCCAACAGGCTGAAAAGTATTGTTCAGGATAAAGAAAATGTGATCTTCGTTTCCGGCCACGATCACAACTTACAATATCATGAAGAGGGAAACATACGACAGATTATCAGTGGTGCAGGCTCTAAAACAAATCCGTCTACCATTACTGAAAAAACAGACTTTTCTTATGGAGGAAGTGGCTTCGCTGTCCTCAATATCAGAAAAGATCAGAGTACCGATGTGGAGTTTTTTTCCACAAAGGATGCTAAGCTTCAGAAATTGTCACAAATATCTGTCATATCCAAACCAGATGTATTTGTGAATAATTTTCCCAATACATTCCCAGCTACGGTATCTTCAACCATCTATCCGGTACCGCTTACGCAAAAAGGAGGGCTCTACCGATGGCTTTGGGGAGATCATTACAGAAAATACTATGGGATGTCTATTGAAGCCCCTACAGCCAATCTTTCAGAGCTGAACGGTGGTTATACTCCATTCAGAGAAGGAGGCGGAAACCAGTCTAACAGCTTAAGATTAAAAGCAAATGACGGGCAAGAATTTGTAATGCGTGGAGTGAAAAAAAGCGCAGTTAGGTTTCTTAATAATATGGCTTTCACAAGGAGTACTTTCGGTGAAGAGCTTACCAATAGCTTTCCGGAGAAATTCCTTTTAGACTTTTATACTACCAACCATCCTTTCACACCGTTTACCATAGGAAATATGTCAGAAAAACTGAATATTTTCCATAGCAATCCGAAGTTATACTATATTCCCAAGCAACAAGCTTTAGGAAAGTATAACCAAAACTATGGGGATGAAATGTATATGATTGAGGAACGCTTTTCTTCAGACCCTAAGACACTGGCTTACCTTAATCATGCAAAAGATATCGTTTCTACTGATGATGTCCTGAAAAACTTAACCAAGAATTACAAATATTCCGTAGACAAAGAGTCTTACATCAGAGCAAGGTTATTTGATATGCTGATTGGTGACTGGGATAGACATTCAGATCAATGGAAATGGGCACAATATGAAGAAGGAGATAAAATTATTTATAAACCAATTCCAAAGGATAGAGATCAGGCTTTCAGCAAATATGACGGCGCTGCCTTTAAAATTATTATGAATGTTCCGGCCATCCGCCACATGAAAACCTTCACGGAAGACATCAGCAGTGTGAAATGGCTGGCTATGGAACCTTATCCAATGGATCTTGTCTTTTTAAAAGGTGCTACCCAGGAAGAATGGGAAACCCAGGCTAAGTATATCCAGGAACATTTAACAGATGCTGATATCGATGATGCATTCCATAATCTCCCCAAAGAAGTTCAGGATGAAACCATCGCTGATATTCAGCGAAAACTAAAAATAAGAAAAACAAAATTACAGACATACGCATCCAAGTACTATAATGTACTACAGGAAAAAGTTCCTTTGGCAGGAACTGTAGGACCCGATAAATTTGTGGTTACCAAAAATGGTCATTCTGTTCTTGTACAACAATATAAATTAGGTAAAAACAAAGATAAAAATGAATTGGTTTTTGAAAAGACTTATCATGATTCAAAAACAAAAGAACTTTGGATCTACGGGTTAGAAGATGATATTTATGAAGTAGTAGGTAAAGGACGTCCCAAAATGAACATCAGGCTAATTGGTGGATATAATCATGATGTTTATAATGTAGCAGACGGAAGGAAAGTAAAGATCTACGACTTCGAGTCTCAAAAGAATACTTATAATGCAGGAAATGCTACTAAAAATATTGCGGATGATTATGAAATAAATACCTATAATTACAAGCATCCGAAGTTCAATGCCTTCGCAGGATATCCGAATGTTGATTATAACCCTGATGACGGGGTTATTATTGGTGTTTTAGCTAATTATACGGTGAATAATTTCATCCGTGATCCCTTTACTCAAAAGCATAGTTTAAAAGCCAATTTTTATACTGCTACTGCAGGGTTCAGCCTCATTTATAAAGGAATTTTCAAGAAAGCAATTTCTGGATGGGATTTTAATATTGATGCAGCATATACCACTCCGAGGTTTTCCCAAAACTTTTTTGGGCTTTCCAACGACAGTCCTTATGATAAAGAAAATACGGAAAGAGAATACAACAGGGCAAGAATTTCTAAGTTTAATGTTGCTCCTTCCATCTCAAAGAAAGGCTGGATGAACTTTAGCCATCAACTCCAACTTACTTTTGAAGATAATAAAGTACAGAGAAAAGACGGGCGTTTTATCAACACTTCTCCGGATGTAAGACCTGAAGTATTTGACAGCCAACAGTTCTTAGGGGCTAATTATACTTTCAGTTATAAAAATGCAGACAACCCTGCTTTTCCAACCCTGGGAATGGAGTTGATGTTGAACGCAGACTGGAAAGCTACTTTTTCCAATTTTAATAGAAATTTCCTGACGGTAAAAGGAAAATTCGCTATTGACCACAGAATTGATAAAAAAGGAATTTTCGTATTTGCCAATGCCAGTAATGCCATGTGGATCAACAATGATAGTTTTGAGTTCTATCAGGCAGCGGCCATCGGAGGTAATAATGGAATGAGAGCATTCAGAAATGAAAGATTCTCAGGAAGATCATATTTCACTAACAATTCTGAGATCCGTTGGGATTTTGGAAGAATCAGAAACAATATTGTTCCTGCCAATCTGGGGATTCTTGTTGGGTATGATATCGGCCGTGTATGGAATGACGGTGAATACTCCAGAAAATGGCACCAGTCTGTAGGAGCAGGAGTTTGGCTAAGCATTGTGGAAATGATGTCTGCCAGACTTAACTATTTCTATGGCTCAGATGGCGGAAGAATCTCTGCCGGTGTAGGAATGAAATTCTAA
- a CDS encoding Pycsar system effector family protein: MSILDKAKNYVEILFKDKLSSVYFYHNFIHTAYTVNKAEEIMKHTPVSEEDQEKVLVALWFHDTGYIECAMNHEERGVEIMKDFLHQENYPESYIADVEKLILATKITYVPQNLLEKIVKDADFSHFAGHDYNDISDALRKEWELTNVRCFSNEEWNAGNLDMLKNKHSFYTDYAKENWEPLKKKNIKKIEKKLGKEEEKKENTDSKSENKKDKEKSDRSVDTLFRVTLNNHTRLSDIADSKANILLSVNAVIISVCLSVLVPKLDAPKNSHLIIPSFVLLLSSVLTIVFAILSTKPNVTKTTFTSEDIANRKVNLLFFGNFQQMLFDDYHNAMRDLIKDRDYIYDSMVKDLYYLGKVLDRKYKLLSITYKIFMAGIIISVLSFGFAFFSL; encoded by the coding sequence ATGAGCATTCTAGACAAAGCTAAAAATTATGTTGAAATCTTATTCAAAGATAAGTTATCTTCAGTATATTTTTATCATAATTTTATTCATACTGCCTATACGGTCAATAAGGCTGAGGAGATTATGAAGCATACCCCTGTTTCTGAAGAAGATCAGGAAAAAGTACTTGTAGCCCTATGGTTTCATGATACGGGATATATAGAATGTGCCATGAATCATGAAGAAAGGGGAGTGGAGATCATGAAAGATTTTCTTCATCAGGAAAATTATCCGGAAAGCTATATCGCAGATGTAGAGAAATTGATCTTAGCGACTAAAATTACCTATGTACCCCAGAATTTATTGGAAAAAATTGTAAAAGATGCTGATTTCAGTCATTTTGCAGGTCATGACTATAATGATATTTCTGATGCTTTAAGAAAGGAATGGGAATTGACCAATGTAAGATGTTTTTCCAATGAAGAATGGAATGCCGGAAATCTGGATATGCTTAAAAATAAGCATTCTTTTTATACCGATTATGCAAAAGAAAACTGGGAACCTTTAAAAAAGAAAAACATCAAGAAAATCGAAAAGAAGTTAGGAAAAGAAGAGGAGAAAAAAGAGAATACGGATAGTAAATCTGAGAATAAAAAGGACAAAGAAAAATCAGACAGGAGTGTAGATACTTTATTTAGAGTAACGCTTAATAATCATACAAGATTAAGTGATATTGCAGACAGTAAAGCGAATATTCTATTGTCTGTAAATGCTGTTATTATTTCGGTTTGTCTTTCAGTATTGGTCCCAAAGCTGGATGCCCCTAAAAATTCACACCTGATTATCCCAAGTTTTGTACTGTTGTTATCCAGTGTGCTGACCATAGTATTTGCTATTTTATCTACAAAACCTAATGTAACAAAAACGACATTTACTTCTGAGGATATTGCAAACAGAAAAGTAAATCTTCTGTTTTTCGGAAACTTCCAGCAAATGCTGTTTGATGATTATCATAATGCCATGAGGGATTTGATCAAAGACAGAGATTATATCTATGATTCTATGGTAAAAGACCTGTATTATCTTGGAAAAGTTCTTGATAGAAAGTATAAGCTTTTATCCATTACCTATAAGATCTTTATGGCCGGAATTATCATTTCCGTACTGTCTTTCGGATTTGCTTTCTTTAGCCTTTAA
- a CDS encoding GAF domain-containing protein, which yields MANLYKKDSPFQVYISFKKYLDVLEHIRYNDRLEYRVNYAESLIEQTRNFQELKEGFQDISILEKNEDLIRSLLTDLFPTGLTRNEIKAASIPLSNITFNYTERFKDILKDAGKDFEIELRNISDNEFYVFCCCLILQSYFKKDIKSTIPFYYDIPNKQGIMKHYKITVNSDFTEIYPTEDAKIPSDDIMDMLLENLDDFKLWKKYFPSQSWILKGFTIISLVDCTSEVALSDLKSSMIEIDPENLNPNENLTEIFKSYFDVPELSFGLMTFNKKEQKLDKLPIYESLLTNHILDFWINTFDEETRKTTFNNLNHNSKSIVVSNVDNLDENVRQLPSFNILKDNNVNSFMVIPIMKDNELLAIMEFTSPIAGSFNGLKLKKLEFFTDMVLFSLSRFYFEKNYQIEAIIQREYTTIHDSVVWKFRNEAEKYFTASLGRKIHTLKEISFKNLTPLFGVSDIRSSSEKRFNLMLKDLNHQIEWLNDIFALTNSDSEKFLLALDVFENELNNEIKADTEQRFQRVLREEIHPFLQGKLEVRTPRPVKAKIQDYFSQVLVQTDLFYSHRKNLDDSITLVNRKLADMLDENQIKAQEIFPHYYERFKSDGVEHNLYIGQSISPDLHYTSKVVHKLRYWQLKTICKMELEFQSFKKDLPIPLDIASLIFVYNEKIDIRFRMDEKRFDVDGAYNSYYEIIKKRLDKAHVKDSSERITAPGKITIVYFGMENQKEYLEYVTKLQKKGILEHDAEFLKVEDLQGITGLLALRVSISQEHSVK from the coding sequence TTGGCCAATCTTTACAAAAAAGACTCCCCATTTCAGGTTTATATCTCGTTCAAAAAGTATTTGGATGTATTGGAACATATCCGGTATAATGACCGTTTGGAATACAGGGTAAACTATGCAGAATCTCTGATCGAACAAACCCGGAATTTTCAGGAACTGAAAGAAGGATTTCAGGATATAAGCATTCTGGAAAAAAATGAAGACCTCATCCGATCACTGCTCACTGATCTTTTTCCTACAGGACTTACCCGAAATGAAATAAAAGCAGCAAGTATTCCTCTTTCCAACATCACTTTCAACTATACAGAGAGGTTTAAGGATATTCTTAAAGATGCAGGAAAAGATTTTGAAATTGAGCTGAGAAACATCAGTGATAATGAATTTTATGTGTTTTGTTGCTGCCTGATCCTTCAGAGTTATTTTAAAAAAGATATCAAAAGTACCATCCCGTTTTATTATGATATCCCAAATAAGCAGGGAATTATGAAACATTATAAGATAACGGTAAATTCAGATTTTACAGAAATTTATCCTACTGAGGATGCAAAAATTCCATCCGATGATATCATGGATATGCTGTTAGAAAATCTGGATGATTTTAAATTGTGGAAAAAATATTTCCCATCACAATCCTGGATATTGAAAGGTTTTACCATTATATCGTTGGTAGACTGTACCTCTGAAGTAGCGCTTTCTGATCTTAAATCAAGCATGATCGAGATTGATCCTGAAAATTTAAACCCGAATGAGAACCTGACAGAGATTTTCAAATCCTATTTTGATGTTCCGGAGCTCAGTTTCGGATTGATGACCTTTAACAAGAAAGAACAGAAGCTTGATAAGCTCCCGATTTATGAAAGCTTGCTTACCAATCATATTCTGGATTTCTGGATCAATACATTTGACGAAGAAACCCGTAAAACGACTTTTAACAATTTAAACCATAATTCAAAATCCATTGTAGTATCTAATGTAGATAATCTGGATGAGAATGTCAGGCAGCTTCCGTCCTTCAATATTTTAAAGGATAATAATGTCAACAGCTTCATGGTTATTCCTATCATGAAAGACAATGAACTTCTCGCTATTATGGAGTTCACCTCTCCCATTGCCGGTAGCTTCAATGGTTTAAAGCTCAAAAAACTTGAGTTTTTTACTGATATGGTCTTATTCTCTCTCAGCAGATTCTATTTTGAAAAAAATTATCAGATAGAAGCTATTATACAGCGGGAATATACAACGATCCATGATAGTGTGGTATGGAAATTCAGAAATGAAGCAGAAAAATATTTTACCGCTTCTCTGGGAAGAAAAATACATACTTTAAAGGAGATATCATTCAAAAACCTCACTCCCTTGTTTGGAGTATCAGATATCCGTTCGTCATCTGAAAAACGTTTTAATCTGATGCTTAAAGACCTCAACCATCAGATTGAATGGCTTAATGATATATTCGCTCTCACCAATTCTGATTCTGAAAAATTCCTATTGGCATTGGATGTGTTTGAAAATGAATTAAATAACGAAATAAAGGCCGATACAGAGCAACGCTTCCAAAGAGTATTAAGAGAGGAAATTCATCCTTTTTTACAAGGAAAATTAGAGGTGAGAACCCCTAGACCAGTGAAGGCTAAAATTCAGGATTATTTTTCTCAGGTCCTTGTCCAAACAGATCTGTTTTACAGCCACAGAAAAAATTTGGATGATTCTATTACCCTTGTCAACAGAAAACTGGCAGATATGCTGGATGAAAACCAGATCAAAGCGCAGGAAATTTTTCCGCATTACTATGAACGGTTTAAATCTGATGGTGTAGAGCATAATCTCTATATTGGGCAATCTATTTCTCCCGATCTGCATTATACCTCAAAAGTAGTACATAAACTAAGATACTGGCAGCTGAAAACCATCTGCAAAATGGAACTTGAATTTCAGTCCTTTAAAAAAGACCTTCCTATTCCACTGGATATAGCTTCTCTGATCTTTGTGTATAATGAAAAAATAGATATCCGCTTCAGAATGGATGAAAAACGTTTTGATGTAGACGGAGCCTATAATTCTTACTATGAAATCATAAAAAAACGTCTGGATAAAGCTCATGTAAAAGATTCTTCAGAACGAATTACTGCTCCCGGAAAAATTACCATTGTTTATTTCGGTATGGAAAATCAGAAAGAATATCTGGAATATGTTACCAAACTCCAGAAAAAGGGTATTCTGGAACATGATGCAGAATTTTTAAAGGTAGAGGACCTTCAGGGGATTACAGGATTGCTGGCATTGAGAGTTTCAATCAGTCAGGAGCATTCTGTAAAATAA